A DNA window from Nycticebus coucang isolate mNycCou1 chromosome 1, mNycCou1.pri, whole genome shotgun sequence contains the following coding sequences:
- the LOC128588944 gene encoding thymosin beta-15A-like: protein MSDKPDLSEVEKFDKSKLKKTNTEEKNTLPSQETIQQEKEAVHKS, encoded by the coding sequence ATGAGTGATAAGCCAGATTTGTCGGAAGTGGAGAAGTTTGACAAGTCAaaattgaagaaaactaatactgaagaaaaaaatactctccCTTCTCAGGAAACTATTCAGCAGGAGAAAGAGGCTGTCCACAAATCATAA